From the Pedobacter cryoconitis genome, one window contains:
- a CDS encoding aldehyde dehydrogenase family protein yields MNVINPATEEIIATLQEDTESLLHTKLEILIKAQKEWAKIGLSERIKVIQQFDDLLEVEKERLAGILTSEVGKPLQQARNEINGARARIQWMYNHAVKYLSDEQVVNTIDLKEFISYDPLGVICNISAWNYPYLVGVNVFIPALLAGNAVLYKPSEYASLTGLEIEKLLKKAGVPDGVFQVALGAGETGELLLDMDFAGYYFTGSYRTGQHIYQRVAAKMVPCQLELGGKDPLYVADDVKDIEAVAAGTADGAFYNNGQSCCAVERIYVHEAVYDEYVSAFVKEVRSWKIGLPTEEGVYIAALTRKEQIDVLNEQVQNALANGAVLLSGGKRTVGKGYNFEPTVLTGVSNDMKVMQEESFGPIIGIMKVKDDAEALRLMKDSVYGLTASVYTGSLERAKEILSQVDSGTGYWNCCDRVSAGLPWSGRRHSGIGATLSHQGLRTFTKTKSWHLLKG; encoded by the coding sequence ATGAACGTAATAAATCCTGCTACAGAAGAGATCATTGCAACACTTCAGGAAGATACTGAGTCTTTGTTGCATACAAAACTTGAAATATTAATAAAAGCACAAAAGGAATGGGCTAAAATAGGTTTATCTGAACGGATCAAAGTGATTCAGCAATTTGATGATTTACTGGAAGTGGAAAAAGAAAGGCTTGCTGGTATACTGACTTCGGAGGTTGGAAAACCTTTACAGCAAGCCCGCAATGAGATTAATGGTGCAAGGGCAAGAATTCAATGGATGTATAATCATGCTGTTAAATATCTGTCTGATGAACAGGTTGTTAATACAATTGACCTGAAGGAATTTATCTCTTATGATCCGCTTGGGGTAATCTGTAATATTTCTGCCTGGAATTACCCCTACCTGGTTGGTGTGAATGTTTTTATACCTGCATTGCTGGCTGGAAATGCGGTACTGTATAAGCCTTCTGAATATGCGTCATTAACTGGTTTGGAAATCGAAAAGCTGCTTAAAAAGGCTGGAGTACCTGACGGGGTTTTTCAGGTCGCTTTAGGTGCTGGGGAAACTGGCGAACTTTTGCTGGATATGGATTTTGCTGGATATTATTTTACAGGTTCTTACCGCACGGGGCAGCATATTTATCAGCGGGTGGCAGCCAAAATGGTTCCTTGTCAACTTGAACTGGGTGGTAAAGATCCTTTATATGTGGCTGATGATGTGAAGGATATTGAAGCGGTAGCTGCCGGAACTGCGGATGGCGCATTTTATAATAATGGACAGAGCTGCTGTGCAGTGGAAAGGATATATGTTCATGAGGCTGTGTATGATGAATACGTTTCTGCTTTTGTTAAAGAGGTTAGGTCATGGAAGATAGGTCTTCCAACTGAAGAAGGTGTTTATATTGCTGCATTAACGCGTAAAGAACAAATTGATGTTTTGAATGAGCAGGTTCAGAATGCTTTAGCTAATGGCGCAGTCTTATTGAGTGGTGGAAAAAGAACTGTTGGTAAAGGGTATAATTTTGAGCCTACTGTGCTGACCGGAGTATCTAATGATATGAAAGTTATGCAGGAAGAGAGTTTTGGGCCGATTATAGGCATTATGAAGGTGAAAGATGATGCTGAGGCGCTCCGGCTGATGAAAGACTCTGTATACGGCCTAACGGCGTCCGTTTATACGGGTAGCCTGGAACGGGCAAAGGAAATACTTTCTCAGGTAGATTCTGGAACTGGCTATTGGAATTGTTGTGACCGGGTAAGTGCAGGCCTTCCCTGGAGCGGAAGAAGACATTCGGGGATTGGCGCAACTTTGTCTCATCAGGGACTGAGGACATTTACTAAAACCAAGTCGTGGCATCTTCTTAAAGGTTAA
- a CDS encoding FUSC family protein translates to MFNRPVRSIHDFLLSTYFADGLRITFGVLLPSLILAQFGLLKYGMTLSLGALCVSVVDTPGPIVHRRNAMLVTTVLITVLSVIVGLTNKNQYFIAVLLVACSFLFSMFFLYGTRAALVGTASLLIMVLSIDDVRPWKDVLIYSGLVFSGSLWYTVLSYFFYRLRPYRLVQQTLSDSIHEVSEFLRAKAKFYHESTNYDDNYAELIQLQVAVHEKQDAVREVLFKTREIVRESTPEGRFLLLVFVDMVDLYEQVMSTYYNYKQLHDQFDKAGILSRYERIINRIAWELDEIAFALKTGGTPRPPAVLTEDVKRLKDEINALEKDNTDGKYNTLGLIALKNIEVNIENIAARVKTINGYFNKKEKKNLKNSSAVDTERFITRQKFDAKLFFDNLTFSSSTFRHAMRVSIAMLIGYLVAKMLDSSHSYWILLTVLVISKPAFSLTKQRNYERLIGTVVGALIGMGILIYIHDKHTLFFILLFCMIGTYSFQRKNYIVSVLFMTPYILVLFDFLGMGSLSVARERIFDTLIGSAIALLGSYTLFPNWENKNLKEAMLSTLRANMAYFDQVTLLYTETEHNLTNYRLSRKEVYVTSANLSSIFQKMFSEPKSKQRLMPEMHQFTALNHLLSSYTATLSLYFKEHSFILTHPEDLKPTVNNTLYLLNLSVEYLIKNNEEPSNVPLIKSIQDDKKGIDPNEMMVIEQYEMIQKVAYDIFKLTERIKI, encoded by the coding sequence ATGTTTAACCGTCCCGTCAGAAGTATACATGATTTTTTACTGAGCACCTATTTTGCAGATGGGCTGCGGATCACCTTCGGGGTGCTTCTGCCCTCTTTGATTTTGGCTCAGTTTGGTCTGCTTAAATATGGAATGACTTTATCGTTAGGTGCGCTATGTGTAAGCGTTGTTGACACCCCCGGGCCGATTGTTCACCGAAGAAATGCGATGTTAGTGACTACGGTACTGATCACGGTGTTGTCAGTGATTGTCGGTTTAACGAATAAAAACCAGTATTTTATTGCAGTGCTGCTGGTGGCTTGTAGTTTTCTGTTCTCTATGTTTTTCCTTTACGGTACAAGAGCGGCTTTAGTGGGTACGGCATCTTTGCTGATCATGGTTTTGAGTATTGATGACGTAAGGCCATGGAAAGATGTACTGATCTATTCTGGACTGGTTTTTTCGGGTAGTTTATGGTATACCGTTTTAAGTTATTTCTTTTACCGACTCAGGCCTTATCGCCTGGTGCAGCAAACGCTGAGTGATTCTATTCATGAGGTCAGTGAATTCTTAAGAGCGAAGGCTAAGTTTTATCATGAAAGTACTAATTATGATGACAATTATGCAGAGCTGATCCAGCTTCAGGTGGCTGTTCATGAAAAGCAGGATGCGGTAAGAGAGGTACTTTTTAAGACGCGTGAAATTGTGAGGGAGTCAACGCCGGAAGGCCGTTTCTTGTTATTGGTTTTTGTAGATATGGTGGATCTGTATGAACAGGTGATGTCCACGTATTATAATTATAAACAACTCCATGATCAGTTTGATAAGGCTGGAATACTTTCCCGCTATGAACGAATTATCAACCGGATTGCCTGGGAGCTGGATGAGATTGCATTTGCACTTAAAACTGGTGGTACTCCCCGTCCGCCTGCGGTATTAACGGAAGATGTGAAACGGCTGAAAGATGAAATCAATGCACTTGAAAAAGATAATACAGACGGCAAGTATAATACACTGGGTCTGATTGCACTGAAAAATATAGAAGTAAATATTGAAAATATAGCTGCAAGGGTTAAAACTATCAATGGATACTTCAATAAGAAAGAGAAAAAGAATTTAAAGAATAGCAGTGCGGTAGATACAGAGCGTTTTATTACAAGACAGAAGTTTGATGCCAAGCTGTTTTTTGATAACCTTACCTTTAGTTCTTCTACTTTCAGACATGCCATGCGCGTATCAATTGCCATGCTGATCGGGTATCTGGTTGCCAAAATGCTGGATTCCTCCCATAGTTACTGGATTTTACTAACTGTACTGGTTATTTCCAAACCAGCTTTTAGTCTGACCAAGCAGCGAAATTACGAGCGTTTAATAGGAACGGTTGTCGGTGCGCTTATCGGGATGGGAATCCTGATTTATATCCATGATAAGCATACACTGTTTTTTATCCTGTTGTTTTGTATGATCGGGACCTACAGCTTTCAAAGGAAGAATTATATTGTGAGTGTGTTGTTTATGACGCCTTATATCCTGGTCTTGTTCGACTTTTTAGGAATGGGTAGTTTGTCTGTAGCCAGGGAAAGGATTTTTGATACTTTAATTGGTTCAGCAATCGCTTTATTAGGGAGTTATACGCTATTCCCTAATTGGGAGAATAAGAATTTAAAGGAAGCTATGCTGAGTACTTTAAGGGCAAATATGGCCTATTTTGATCAGGTTACACTTTTGTATACGGAAACCGAACACAACCTGACCAATTACAGACTTTCACGCAAAGAGGTTTATGTCACGTCTGCGAATCTATCTTCTATTTTTCAAAAGATGTTTTCTGAGCCTAAGAGCAAACAGCGGTTAATGCCCGAGATGCATCAGTTTACAGCACTAAATCATTTGCTGTCTTCTTATACAGCGACACTTTCGCTTTATTTTAAGGAGCACTCTTTTATATTAACCCATCCTGAGGATTTAAAACCAACGGTAAACAATACACTTTACCTGTTGAATCTTTCTGTGGAGTACCTGATTAAAAATAATGAAGAGCCTAGTAACGTGCCTTTAATCAAAAGTATACAGGATGATAAGAAAGGGATTGACCCGAATGAAATGATGGTTATTGAGCAGTATGAGATGATCCAGAAGGTAGCTTATGATATCTTTAAATTAACTGAAAGGATTAAAATATAA
- a CDS encoding TCR/Tet family MFS transporter: MASPKKSAIGFIFITLLIDFTGFGIIIPVLPKLIEELTGGGISVAALYGGYLTMSYSVMQFISAPVLGGLSDKFGRRPILLASLFGLGIDYIFLAFAPTIGWLFVGRALAGVTGASFTTAMAYIADVSTPEKRAQNFGMIGAAFGIGFIVGPVIGGIFSQFGLRIPFIISAVLALVNWLYGYFILPESLAKENRRSFDWKRANPVGSLLRVVKYPKLIGLLAALFLLYLAAHAVQSTWTYYTMEKFHWNEAWVGYSLGFVGIVVGVVQGGLIRIIIPKIGQEKAVFYGLVLYIVGFVLFAFATQGWMMFAFMLPYGLAGIYGPAMQGIISNNVEANAQGEIQGFTASLMSVAAIFGPLMMNNLFAYFTNPKHSIYFPGAPFLMAAFLTLIGLFICSAALKKHHS; the protein is encoded by the coding sequence ATGGCCTCTCCAAAGAAATCCGCAATTGGATTTATTTTTATTACATTATTGATTGACTTTACGGGATTTGGAATTATCATCCCTGTCCTGCCCAAATTAATTGAAGAACTTACTGGTGGCGGAATAAGTGTTGCTGCGCTTTACGGTGGTTATCTGACTATGTCATACTCTGTTATGCAATTTATCAGTGCCCCTGTTTTAGGTGGTTTAAGCGATAAATTTGGACGCAGACCTATACTTTTAGCTTCGCTGTTCGGTTTGGGTATTGATTATATTTTCCTGGCTTTTGCACCAACTATTGGATGGTTATTTGTAGGGAGGGCGTTGGCAGGAGTTACCGGGGCAAGCTTTACTACAGCTATGGCCTATATTGCTGATGTAAGTACGCCGGAAAAAAGGGCACAGAACTTTGGAATGATTGGAGCTGCGTTTGGTATAGGTTTTATTGTAGGGCCTGTTATTGGTGGTATATTCAGTCAGTTTGGGCTTAGAATCCCTTTTATTATTTCAGCTGTGCTGGCATTAGTCAACTGGCTTTATGGTTATTTTATTTTACCAGAATCCTTAGCCAAAGAAAACAGAAGAAGTTTTGACTGGAAAAGGGCAAATCCTGTCGGGTCTTTGTTGCGGGTTGTAAAATATCCTAAATTGATAGGTCTTTTGGCTGCTTTATTTCTTTTATACCTGGCAGCACATGCAGTTCAGTCTACGTGGACCTATTATACCATGGAAAAGTTTCACTGGAATGAAGCCTGGGTAGGATATTCTCTGGGTTTTGTCGGAATTGTAGTGGGTGTAGTACAGGGTGGATTGATCCGGATAATTATTCCTAAAATCGGACAGGAAAAAGCTGTTTTTTATGGATTGGTTTTATACATAGTCGGATTTGTTCTTTTTGCATTCGCGACACAGGGCTGGATGATGTTCGCTTTCATGCTCCCTTATGGGCTGGCGGGTATTTATGGTCCGGCGATGCAAGGGATTATTTCCAACAATGTCGAAGCAAATGCACAAGGTGAGATACAGGGGTTTACGGCGAGTTTGATGAGTGTTGCGGCAATCTTCGGCCCGCTAATGATGAATAACCTTTTTGCTTATTTCACCAATCCAAAACATTCAATTTATTTTCCTGGTGCACCATTTTTAATGGCTGCTTTTCTAACGCTTATCGGCCTGTTTATTTGCTCTGCTGCACTTAAAAAGCACCATTCCTGA
- a CDS encoding ThuA domain-containing protein, whose translation MKNLTLLFSFILLPFLIVTAYGQSAKPRILVFSKTAGFRHSAIATGKTAIIKLGKENGFVVDTTENAAYFNTDSLKKYAAVVFFQTTGDVLNDDQQADFEKYIQGGGGFAGVHAATDTEYGWPWYGKLVGAYFVSHPAQQQAVLHVTDRSHISTKHLPAVWTRKDEWYNFKDVSKDIKVLITIDEKSYTGGINGEVHPMAWYHKYDGGRSWYTELGHTEESYADQNYLQHLLGGIQYAIGKN comes from the coding sequence ATGAAAAATCTAACCCTGTTATTCAGCTTTATTTTACTGCCATTTTTGATCGTAACTGCTTATGGGCAGTCAGCTAAACCCCGTATTCTTGTGTTTTCTAAAACAGCCGGGTTCAGACATAGTGCTATTGCTACTGGAAAAACAGCGATTATTAAATTAGGTAAGGAAAACGGTTTTGTGGTGGATACTACTGAAAATGCAGCTTATTTTAATACAGATTCGTTAAAAAAATATGCGGCTGTAGTTTTCTTTCAAACTACAGGTGATGTGTTGAATGATGATCAGCAAGCGGATTTCGAGAAGTATATACAAGGTGGCGGCGGATTTGCCGGCGTACATGCAGCTACAGATACGGAATACGGATGGCCATGGTATGGTAAATTGGTTGGTGCTTATTTTGTAAGTCATCCTGCGCAGCAGCAAGCGGTACTGCATGTAACAGACCGGTCGCATATCTCAACGAAACACCTGCCAGCAGTCTGGACCAGGAAAGATGAGTGGTACAATTTCAAAGACGTGAGTAAAGATATCAAAGTGTTAATTACAATAGATGAAAAGTCTTATACAGGAGGTATCAATGGTGAGGTACATCCAATGGCCTGGTATCATAAATATGATGGCGGCAGATCCTGGTATACAGAATTAGGTCATACTGAGGAATCTTATGCTGACCAGAATTATCTTCAACATTTATTAGGTGGTATTCAATATGCAATTGGCAAAAATTAA